In the genome of Bradyrhizobium ottawaense, the window CAGCACCGAGCCCGGAATTCATTTCGCCACCGGCTATGCGGGACAATGGTTTCTTCGCGCTTCGCGGCCCCGGAATGACGGTCTGAGAAGTCGGCCTATCCGCCCCTGATCGGCGGCATGGTCACCTGATCGCGGCGGCAAGTGCGGCGTTCGATCTCGTCGCAAGCGCGGAATTGCAGGTTCCTTGCTGAGGCAGATACGGACCTCGGACAGCCGCGTCCGGTTGCAGGTGACCGAGACGGCGGCATTGCTCAGTCCCGGATTGGCCTTGATGAAGGCTTCCTCGACCTCCGCCGGCGCCACGGACTTGGCCTGCGGCAAATCGAGATATTCGGTCGGGATCTTGATCGCAGCGCGCGCCTTGCGGATCGTCTCGAAATAACTGCGGCCCTCGAGGCCCGAGCAGGTGCCGTGCTTGTCCCATTCGTTGAAGATCAGGCCCGGCGCCGGCATCAAATCGAGCATCGAGGAGACGATGCTGCGGTTCAGCCGCGGTGCGGGCCGCTGGCAATATTCCGGGAAGCCGTTCTCATATTGCGGCCACAGCCCATGCACCACGAAGGCGTAGGGCCGACCGCTGCACTGGATCTGCGAGCGGCCGCCACGCTCGGCCGCCTCCTCGCAGAACGAGGGCGACCACGATAGCGACAGCACATAGAAGTCGAATTCGCCGGGCGCGTTCTGCCGCTTGTCCTGGGCGCTTGCGCTGCCGGCGAGCAAAGCCAGTCCGGCGGCAAGGGTCAGGGAGATCACGAGACGGGAAAACAAATGCAATCTGGAATGAAACATGGCGACGCCCCTCAACTAGACTGTGCGAGGAAGCCTAGCAGGCGATGGGAACATTTCAAGAACAAAATTCCGGCGGCCGCCGTTCGGCGCCTCGAGCGACCAATCAGGGCTTCCTAATCAGGGCTTCCTGATCAGGGCTTCCCGATCAGGGCTTGGCGGCGCGGCAGGCCGGATTGTAGGCCCAGTTGCGGTCGAGCCCGACCACGCACCATTCGACGCCGTTGCCATAGCCGGCGAAGCCGCCATCCTCGATGATCGAGAAGTGCACCTTGCGCACCTTGCCGTCATTGAGCATGGCCTCGCCGGTGCAATAGCGGCGCGGAATGTTGTCGGACTGCCAGGGCCGGAATGCGGTCTCGCGAACGGCGGAGAAGCCGGTGATCCTCAACGAGGAATTCCAGAACGTGCTTTCCTTTTCCCAGAACTGGGTAGCGATGGTCGGTAGCGCCCTGTCGCAATCGGCGACGGCGCCGTCATAGCGCGGTCCGCTCAGCCAGAAGTTCAGCTCCAGCGGATTGGCGGCCCTGGCCTCACCGAGCGACATCGCTCCGAACATGAGGCCGAGCACAGCGGCATAGCGGAGCAATTTCAGGAGGGGGGCGCGCATGGTCAATCCGGACAGCTAAGGTCTTGCGAAGGTTGGACGGTGCCGCGAAGGCCGGGGGAGGTCAAGTGCAGCGCGGCAACACTTCGCCAGGAGTTGACCACAACTTCGTGGTTGGCAGGGCTTGGGTTCTTTCCACTTTCCTTCCGGCACCGTAAACTGGCGACCAGCCAATTGGAGTGACGGGAATGCGAATCATTGCGGCCGCGGGTCTTCTCGCCAGCCTGGTTGTCTCGGGCATGATGGCGAGCCAGTCGGCGCGCGCCGATTATGTGCCGCCATTCAAGGGCAACGACACCGGCGGCATCATCGCCTATTCGATGGCCACCCAGGTCGACGCCCGGCAGGCCGCGGTCGACCACTGCGCGCGCTACGGCAAGGTCGTGAAATTCCTGGCGGTGCAGGCCTATGAGGGCGGTTACATCTCGTTCTCCTGCCGCTGGGTGCCGTATGGCGCCGCCGACCAGCCGATCCGCACGCTCTACTGAGGCGCTGTCGTAACGCCGCACTCTCTCAGCCGGGAGCCTTTTCACATGACGCGCAAACTCGCTTTGCTCGGCTCGGCCCTTTGCCTCGTGGTTTCGGCAGGCGGTGCCTTTGCCGACGACCTGCCGGTGCGCAAGGCCGGTCTTTGGGAGATGAAGCTGGTCACGAGCGGCTCGCCCGTGCCCGAGATGACCATGCAGCACTGCACCGACGAGACCGTCGACAAGGAGATGAGCAACAACGTCTCCCCGATGGCCAAGCAGATCTGCGCCAAGCAGGAGATCAAGAAGACCGCGACCGGCTATGTCAGCGATTCCGAGTGCAGCGTCGCCGGCGTCAGCACGACCTCGCATGCCGAGATCACGGGCGATTTCAACTCGGCCTATACGGTGAAGACCTCCTCGCACGCACAAGGCGGTGTCGCCGGCGCTGCGGGACGCGATACCACCATGACGCTGCAAGCCAAATGGCTTGGGGCCTGCAAACCGGACCAGAAGCCCGGCGACATCGTGATGCCCGGCGGCTTCAAGATGAACGTGCGCGACATGGATAAGCTGAAGGCGCTGCTGCCGAAGTAGGTAAGCGTTGCCCCGAAACCGGTGCGCTCCCTCGCCCCGTTCTTACGGGGAGAGGTGAGGCTGCAGCTACAGCTACACCGGTATCCGCACGCTCGCCCGCAGTCCCCCCATCGGACTGTCGCCGAGGGTGATGTCGCCGCCATGCGAGCGGGCGATGTCGCGGGCGATGGCAAGGCCAAGGCCCGTGCCGCCTTCATCCTGGTTGCGGGCGTTGTCGA includes:
- a CDS encoding DUF3617 domain-containing protein, with amino-acid sequence MTRKLALLGSALCLVVSAGGAFADDLPVRKAGLWEMKLVTSGSPVPEMTMQHCTDETVDKEMSNNVSPMAKQICAKQEIKKTATGYVSDSECSVAGVSTTSHAEITGDFNSAYTVKTSSHAQGGVAGAAGRDTTMTLQAKWLGACKPDQKPGDIVMPGGFKMNVRDMDKLKALLPK